In Zea mays cultivar B73 chromosome 7, Zm-B73-REFERENCE-NAM-5.0, whole genome shotgun sequence, the following proteins share a genomic window:
- the LOC100276165 gene encoding uncharacterized protein LOC100276165, producing MPWRWAAAAATRKLTGISQSRVSVAFTGRLLYRSFGSDSSESRKRSLPRGVVSIGAISLAGGLVLSAVNDLAIFNGCTTKAIEHAADNPAVVEAIGVPIVRGPWYDASLEVGHRRRSVSCTFPVSGPHGSGFLQIKATRDGEDGLLSFLRHHDWKILLLEAHLEAPSDDEDQRKLVKVNLASSGRGEDGDPESG from the exons ATGCCGTGGAgatgggcggcggcggcggcgacgagaaAGCTCACCGGGATCTCTCAGTCGCGAGTTTCAGTAGCCTTTACCGGCCGTCTTCTCTACCG CTCGTTCGGAAGCGACTCCAGTGAAAGCCGCAAGAGGTCACTGCCACGGGGGGTCGTATCGATCGGGGCCATCAGCCTTGCTGGAGGTCTCGTGCTCAGCGCCGTCAACGACCTCGCCATCTTCAATGGATGCACAAC GAAGGCAATTGAGCATGCTGCTGACAACCCTGCTGTTGTGGAAGCAATTGGAGTGCCTATAGTCAGAGGACCGTGGTATGATGCTTCTCTTGAGGTGGGCCATCGACGGCGGTCTGTGTCATGCACATTCCCTGTATCTGGGCCACATGGGTCAGGATTTCTCCAGATTAAGGCAACCCGAGATGGAG AGGATGGTCTGCTTTCGTTTCTGCGGCATCACGACTGGAAGATCCTATTGCTGGAGGCTCATCTTGAAGCACCATCAGATGATGAGGACCAGAGAAAGCTGGTTAAGGTGAATCTTGCAAGCAGTGGCCGTGGGGAAGATGGCGATCCAGAGAGTGGTTAA